The nucleotide sequence CGTGTACGGCAGGGCCGCGACGATGGCGTCCGTGACGGGTTGCGAGCGACTCTCCGACCACCCCCAGTTGAGCGTCACCATGTTGATCATATACTCCCGGTACCGGACCCACGGGGATCGATCCAGGCCGCGCCGAGCCTCGAAGGCCTCTTCGGCCGCCTCCGCGGAGCCGCCGCTGGCGGCGGCCTGGAACTGCATCTGCTCGGCCGCCGGGTTCGGCGTGATGGCGAGCAACCCCCACGTGATCGAGAGGATGAGATAGGTCGCGACGACCGCCCACAACACCCGCCGGACCACGTACCAGCGCATGCTCACCGGTTCGGTCGCCCCCCGATCACGCGAAGTACCACGTCTGGGAGTCCCAGCCGGTGTTGAACTCCTCCCCGTACCCCCTGACGTCCTCGGCGTAGCCGGTCACGCTGGACGGCATGGCGAGGAAGCCGAAGGGCTGTTCCTCGCTGATGAGGCCGAACGCCTCGCCGAAGAGTTCGCGGCGTCGCTCCTCGTCCGTCGTCGCCGACGCCTCCTCGTACAGCGCCGAGATGTCCTCCTCCGGGTAGTAGCCGTAGTAGTTGATGCCGCCCCGCGGCTCGAAGAAGCCCTTGCTGGAGGCCGGCGTGAAGGGGTACGTGTTGAACTGGAGGTTGATGGACATATCCCACGGCTCGGCGCTGGTGGCCACGTCGCGGGGGCCGCCGTTGAACACGCCCGCGGTCCACTCGGGGTCGGTCCCCTCGGGGGCGGACGTCTGGACGTAGTTGCTCTGGAACGTCGACGACGAGACGGCCTCGGGTTGGACGTCGATACCGGCGTTCTCCCCGAACTCCTGGGCGACGAACTCCGCGATGGTCCCCTCCGTCGGCTGGCCGGAGTCGTAGTAGATGGAGAGGGTGACCTGTTCGCCGTCGCCGTCGACGAGGCGCTCGCCGTCGTAGGCGTATTCGGTGTCCGAAAGCGCCGATTCGAGCCGGGTGCGCGTCGCCTCCGGCCCGTATCGGTCGCCGACGCCGAACTCCTCGACCCGACTGTCGTCGTACCACTCCGACCACTTCGGCTGCATCGTCTGGGCCACGTCCGCGTACCCCCGGAGGACGTTCTGGACGACGCTCTCCTTGTTCACGGCGAAGCCGAGCGCCCGCCGGACCGCCTTCGAGCGGAACGGCTCCCACCCGTTGGCTCGCATGTTGTAGACGATCATGCGGAGGAACGGCTGGGACGTGACGTTGACGTCGACGTTCGGCAGGTTCTCGAAGCGGTTGGCCTTATCCGGCGGGATGCCCGACGAATCGACCTCTCCGGACTCCAGCGCGCCGAGACGCGTGCTCTCCTCGCTGATGACCCGAGTCGTCTGCTGGTCGAAGTACGGCGCCTCCGCGAACCGGTCCGGGACGTCCTCGGCCTCCCGGAGGTAGTAGTCCTCGTTGCGGGTGACGGTGTACCGTGCGGACCGTTCCCAGGAGTCGTACGTGTAGGGACCGAGGTTGCCGGTGTACGCGAGCGTGTTGAGTTCCTCGTCCTGCTGGAGCCCTTCGGCGTCCCGATCCTCGACGTACTTCTCGAGGATACCCCGGGGAATGCACTGCTGGCGCCACAGGATCGGTTTGAACGGCAGTGAGGGGTCGACCTCGAACAGCCGGATCTCGAAGGTGCGTTCGCCCGTCTGCTCGACGGGGATGGGCTCTCGCTCCCCCGACTCGGGGTTCGTCCGGAACCAGTCGTTGGCGTTGGGATACCCGCTCCAGTTGGGTCGGGCCTGGAAGACGTTCTCGATCATGTAGACCCAGTCGTCGGCGGTCATCTGCCCGTAGCCCGCCCCCCACTCCAGGTTGTCGCGGAGCTCGATCTCGTAGACCCGCCCGTCGTCGGTGGAGTAATCGCCCCAGAGGGGGAAGATCTCCCGGTTCGGTTTGATCGCCCAAATACCATCGAGCGTGGCGGTGACGAACGATCCGGAGGTGGCGTCGGCGATGGTCAGCCAGTTGAGCGACTGCGCGTCGACGCTCGACGCGGAGACGTAGGTCCCGCCGACGCTTCGCGAGGCGCTCCCCGTGGTCGTCCCGTCGTCGCCATCGCCGTTCCCCGAACAACCAGCGAGCCCGACGGCGCCCGCCGCCCCGAGCAGTTTCAACACGTCGCGGCGTCCCCGACGGCCCCGACGCTCCGCCGTATCCGAAGTTCCTCGGCGGTCGTTACCAGACGGCATACCTGTTGGAAACGGCGGTGCGCACTAATACCCATCGGTCGGGAGAGAATCGCACGACCCCGCCGGTTACCCGTCGCCGTGGGCGTCGACGATGATGACCTCGCCGTCCTCGACGGTGACGTTGATCAGCGTCTTGACGCTGTAGCCCGCGTCGTCCAGGTCGTTCGGCCCGGCCTTCTTGATCACCGCGACGACGTCGATCACCTCGGCGCCGATGTGTTCGAGGGCGTCGAGGATCGCCTTCATCGTCCCGCCCGTCGAGAGCACGTCGTCGAGGACGAGGACCCGGTCGCCCGCCTCCACGTCGTTGATGTACATCTCGCTCTCCGAGTAGCCGGTCTGGGCCGACAGCGACACCTCGCCGTCGAGGCCGTACTGCCGTTTCCGGATCACGACCAGCGGGATGTCGGTCATCAGCGAGACGGCGGTCGAGATGTGGATGCCCATCGCCGCCGGGGTGACGATCTTGTCGATGTCCTCCAGGTCGGCCTTCCGGATGATCTTGATGACGATTTCGCGCAGGAGTTCGGGGCGGAGCATCGGAACGCCATCGCTGACGGGGTGGACGAAATACTCGTAGTCCCCTTTTTCGATGATCGGCGCGTCGAGAAGCGACTGCCGCAACTGGTCCATGCCGACCGTATCGAACGTCGAGAATAAAAGCTGGCGGTTCCGGGAGCGACCGTCACCGTCGTCGACAGGTCGCGCGCTCCTGTGGGGGAGAATCGCCGCGATGCGGCGGGAGCGGCCCGCCGATCACTCCGAGATGAACTCGTTGTCGCGCCAGTTGACGCCGTTTTTCTCGGCCTGGGACTGGCTGGGGTTCTCGACGACTTCGACCGAGGCGGGACGCTTCTCGCCCTCCACGATGCGTGTCGCCTTGAGTTCGTCCTCCTCCTCGACGATAGCCGTCAGCGTCCCCTTCTCGGACATGCGGGCGATGTCCCGCAACACGAGGAACATGGGGTACTGGAGCGCGGTGTTCTGGAGCACCGTCTCGCGGTCACCCTTGAAGCAGGCGAACTCGACGAGTTCCGAAGGGATCTCCTCCTCCTCTTCCTGCCACGGGCCGCCCGCACGCGGCGGTTCCTCCTCGTAGACCCGCGTCTCGGTGACGCTGGCTTTGAGCTGGGCGGTCGGCGTGTACTTACTCAGGTTCTCGTCCTCGGCGACGGCCTTCAGGATGAGCGTGTTGTTTCGTCGAGTGAGCGTTACGTCCTCGATTTCGGGGGGTAGTTCCGGATCCCCCTCGAAGTAGTCCTGTACGTCTTCGAGTGGCAGTTCGAGCGTCGAATGGAGTCGATATACGCGGCCTGACATAGTTTGTTCTCGGCGAGGGTAGCGCCACTACGCCCGTCTACGGGGACGTAGGGCCCGTGTGCTTATATGACCTGCTGTTCCCGTTGCGCGGCGGACACGACGCCCCGTCACTCGCCGGCGAGGGTCGCCTCGAGTTCGCCCCGCTCGTCGAGTTCCGCGAGCACGTCGCTCCCGCCGACGAACTCCCCCTCGACGAAGGTCTGTGGCGTCGTCTCCCACCCGCTGTGGGATTCGAGGGCCTCGCGGAACTCCGGGAGCGCGGGCAACACGTCCACCGTCTCGAAGTCGTCGACGTACTGGTCGATCAGTTCGAGCGCCCGCTTGGAGTAGCCACACTGTGGCATCAGCCGGTTGCCCTTCATGAACAGCACCACGTCGTTCTCCTCGATGACCGTGTCGACACGCGACTGTACGTCCTCGGAGTCGAGGTCGCTCCCGGGTTGGAACGTCATATCGTTACGTACGGTGCCGCGGGTAAAAGGGGTTGCGCAAGCAGGCCTGACGCCGGTCGCACCGTTCGAAACCCCCGGGACACCCGACTGGACGCACACGTCTCGGGTGGCCCGCATGCCCGCTACTCCTCGGCGAGCGTCGCCCCCAGCCCCGTGTAGCCAGCCGGTGTCAGCGCCCGGAGTTCCTCGCGCACCGACTCGTCGACGTCCAAGTCGTCGAACAGCGCCCGGAAGTCCGCGAGCGTCACCCGCTCGCCCCGCGTGAGTTCCTTCACCCGCTCGTAGGCCTCGGTGTCGCCCTCGCGACGGAGGATCGTCTGGACCGCCTCGCCGATGATTTCGGGAGTCGCCTCCAGTTCCTCCGCCATCACCCGCTCGTTCGGGACGACTTTCCGGAGACCGGTTTCGGTCTTGCGATACCCGATGAGACAGTGAGCGAGCGCCGCACCCACGTTGCGCTTGACCGTCGAGTCCGAGAGGTCCCGCTGGAGGCGGGAAGTGGTGACGTAGTCCGCGAGGAAGGTCAGGTCCGCGTTGGCCTTCGAGAGGTTGCCCTCGCTGTTCTCGAAGTCGATCGGGTTCACCTTGTGCGGCATCGTCGACGACCCCGTCTCGCCCGCGACGGCCTCCTGCCCGAGGTATCGGTCGGAGACGTAGAGCCAGGCGTCCCGATCCAGGTCGAGGAGGACGTTGTTGACGCCGCGGAGGGCGTCGAACAGCGCCGCGAGGTCGTCACAGGGGTTGACCTGCGTCGCCAGGGGCGTATGCTCCAGGCCGAGGTCCGTGACGAACTCCCGGGCGAACGCCCGCCAGTCCACGTCCGGATAGGCGGCGACGTGGGCGGCGTAGGCGCCCGAGGCACCGGCGAGCTTGCCCGAGAGGTCGGCGGCGGCCCCCCGTACCCGTCCCATCGCCCGGCCGAGGCGGGCGGCGTACACCGCCATCTCCTTGCCGAAGGTGGTCGGCGTCGCAGGCTGGCCGTGGGTCCGGGCGAGCATCGGCGTCTCGGCGTACTCCCGAGCCATCGCCGTCAACTCCTCGCGCACGTCCGACAGGGCCGTGAGGAGGACGGACTCGATGGCCGGTTTCACCAACAGACGGTGTGCGAGGTTGTTCACGTCCTCGCTGGTCAGGCCGAAGTGGATCCAGGGGTGGAGCGACTCGTCGGTGCGGGTCCGGAGGAAGTACTCCACGGCCTTGACGTCGTGATTGGTCGCGGCGTAGCCCTCGGCGCCTTCGGTCTCCAGGCGCTTGATTAGCCGCGCGTCCGCGGCGTCGAACGACTCGTAACAGTCCCGGAGGGCCGCCCGGTCGTCGACGGTCAGCGGCGTCGCGTCGAGGTCGGCGAGCGCGAGCAGGTATTCGACTTCCACGCGCACTCGTGCCCGCATGAGCGCTGACTCGCTCGCGTACGGGACGAGGGGTTCGGTGTACCCCGCGTAGCGCCCGTCGAGCGGCGAGACGGCCGCGAGCGGGTCGCTCCGTGGCAGATCGGTCATGCTCGGGACTGTCCGTGGGCGACGCAAAAGCGTACCGGTCCCCCGCCCGAGGAGTCGCAACTGTTTTTCCCACGCGCGGGCCTCCCTCGACTATGCTCCGAATCGCGGGTCTCGCGGGTAATCGCGGACGCAACCTGATGCACATCGCGGATCTGTCCCCGGGCGGCGCCGAGTTGGCGGTCGTCTGTACGGACGACGGGTCGGCACCGGTCCTGTCCTCGGCCGCCGACCGGGGGATTCCGACCGAGGTGGTCGAACGCGGCGACGACGAGTCGCGGGCGGACCACGAGTCGCGGCTCCGCGCCCGTCTCGACGACTACGAGGTCGACCTGGTCTGCATGGACGGCTACATGCGCGTCCTCTCGGCGGACCTGCTCGACGACCTGCCGACGACGCTCAACGTACACCCGTCGCTCCTCCCCGCCTTCCGCGGCGAGGACGCCCACGAACAGGCGCTCGCGGCGGGGGTCCGCACGACCGGCTGTACCGTCCACGTCGCCACCGAGGAGCTCGACGCCGGCCCCATCGTCACTCAGGAGGCAGTGCCGGTCCACGAGGGCGACGACGCCGAGACGCTGAAACGGCGGGTCCTCCACGAGGCGGAGTTCAAGGCCTATCCCCGCGCAGTCGAGTGGTTCGCCGAGGACCGTATCACCGTCGACGACGACGGCGTCACCGTCGAGGGGGACGAGGCGGGGCAGTTCCCGGCCCGCCGTGTCGTTTCCGACGACCGGCGACGGACGTTGCGCTACGGCGAGAACCCTCATCAGGACGCCGCCCTCTACGCCGACGTCGCGAGCGACGAGGCGAGCGTCGTCCACGCCGCGCAGTTGAACGAGGGCGCCAAGGCGCTGTCGTACAACAACTACAACGACGCCGACGCCGCCCTCGATCTGATCCGGGAGTTCGACGAGCCCGCGGCCGCGGTCATCAAACACACCAACCCGGCGGGGTGTGCGACCGCCGACTCGCTCGCGACGGCCTACGAGGACGCCCTCGCGACCGACGCCATGAGCGCCTTCGGCGGCATCGTCGCTCTCAACCGCCCCTGTGACGCCGCCACCGCCGACGCCATCGTCGAGTCGTTCAAGGAAGTCGTCGTCGCGCCCGGCTACACCGACGGCGCCCTCGACGTCCTGAGCGAGAAGGAGGACCTCCGGGTGCTCGACGTCGGATCGCTCGGTGACCGGACGACCACGCTGTCGGAGAAGCCCCTGACCGGCGGGCGTCTGGTCCAGGAGCGCGACGACTGGGCACCGACCCGCGCGGACCTGGAGGTGGTCACCGAGCGCGACCCGACGGACGACGAAATCGAGACCATGCTCTTCGCGTGGCGGACCCTCAAACACGTCAAGTCGAACGCGATTCTCTTCGCCGCGGGAACCGAGACGGTGGGCATCGGCATGGGGCAGGTCAGCCGGGTCGACGCCGTGCGGCTGGCGGCGATGAAGGCCGACGAACACGCCGAGGGGAAGGACGCTGCGGGCGCGGTGATGGCCTCCGATGCCTTCTTCCCGTTCCCCGACGGCCTCGAGGAGGCCGCCGAAGCGGGAGTCGAGGCCGTCATCCAGCCCGGCGGGTCCGTCAACGACGACGACGTCGTCGCAGCCGCCGACGAACACGACATGGCGATGGCGTTCACCGGAAAGCGGTGCTTCAGGCACGACTGAAAGGACTGGCTGAAGCTCGTGGCAGGAACGAAGTGAGTGACGCGGTGTTTCGGCCACGACCGACGGGTGCCCCACGCTCGGCGCGCGAACGGACCTGCAGTCCGTGTGACAACGTTTAAGCGCGGCTCGGAACCACGGCTAGCCATGTCGATAACCGTTCCCGGCCCGACGCTGGGCGTCGTCGGCGGCGGCCAGTTGGGCCGCATGCTCGCCGAGGCGGCCGCGCCGCTCGGCGTCGAGACGATCGTCCTCGATCCGACGCCGGACTGCCCGGCCGCGCCCGTCGCGCGCGACCAGATCGTCGGCGACTTCGACGACCCCGAGGCGATCGGTCGGCTGGCCGAGCGCACGGACGCGTTGACTTACGAGATCGAACTCGCCGATCCGGACCACCTCGCGACCGCGAGCGCCGAGGCCGGCGTACCGGTCCACCCGACGCCCGAGACCCTCCGGACCATCCAGGACAAGTTCGCCGAAAAGGAGATGCTGAGCGGGGCGGGCATCCCCGTTCCCGCCTACCGTCGTGTCGACTCCGTGGCCGACTTGGAGGCGGCCGTCGAGGAGTTCGGCGGCGTGATGCTGAAGGCCCGCCACGGCGGCTACGACGGCCGCGGCAACCTGCCGGTTCGCTCCGTCGACGAGGCCGAGGCCGCGATCCGCGAGGTGGGGGCGAGCGACGAGCCAGACGCGCTCGCCGAGACGCTCGTCGACTTCGAGCGCGAACTCTCCGTGATCGGCGTCCAGGGCGACGGCGAGGTGCGGACGTTCCCGGTCGGTGAGAACGTCCACGAGACGGAGATCCTGCGCGAGACGGTCGTTCCCGCGCGCACGAGAGACGCGGTCGCGGAGCGAGCCCAGGCCGTCGCCCGCGACGTGCTGGACGCCCTCGACGGCCGCGGCGTCTTCGGGATCGAACTGTTCGAGACGGACGGGGAGATCCTGGTAAACGAGATCGCGCCCCGGCCGCACAACTCGGGGCACTGGAGCATCGAGGGCGCGGTCGCCTCGCAGTTCGAACAGCACGCCCGTGCGGTGCTCGGGTGGCCGCTGGGGTCGACCCGGCAGCGGGCCCCGACGGTGAGCGCGAACGTCCTTGGCACCGTCGACGCGGAGCGGGTGGCCGAACTCGACGGCGTCGAGGCTGTCCTCGAAAGCGAGGCGGCCCACCTGCACTGGTACGGCAAGGAACAGGTGCGTCCGCTCCGGAAGATGGGTCACGTGACCGTCACCGACGAGGACGGCGACGCGGCCCTCGGCGACCTGCTCGCATCGGCACGCGAACTGCGCGACGACCTCTCCTTCCGATGACCGGAATCGACGACATCATCGACGACCTGCACGCACAGGCGGACGACGACCGACCACCCGCGGCGACCCCCGAGGTCGGGATCGTCATGGGGTCGGACTCGGATCTCGACACCATGGCGGGCGCCTACGACGCCCTCCGCGAACTCGGGTTCGCGGAACAGACCGACTACGACGACCCGCCCGAGGCCCGATTCACCTTCGAGAGCTACGTCGTCTCCGCACACCGCACGCCGGATCTGATGTACGCCTACGGCGAGACGGCCGCCGACCGCGGCCTCGACGTGATAATCGCGGGCGCGGGCGGGAAGTCCGCGGACCTGCCGAACATGACCGCCTCCATCGCGTATCCCCTGCCGGTGATCGGCGTGCCGGTCCAGGAGAAGTCGGTGGACTCGGTGATCGGGATGCCGACGGGCGCGCCCATCGTCGCCGTCGACGCCGGCAAGTCCTACAACGCGGCGCTGTCGGCGGTCCAGATCCTGGCGCGCGAACACGCGGAACTGGTCGAGCGACTCGAAGTCGAACACGACGACCTGCGATCCGGCGTGGCCGACGTCTCGCGGGACCTCCACGATCTGGGGATCGACGGGTTCCGGCGTCGCCACGAGTAGTCCGACGTGGCCGGCGCGACAGGGCGTGAAACGCCCGTATTCGGCCACCAAACCGGCTGCAGGCACCGAAAAGCGTAAATCAACGCTTATGGGGGAGCACTCCTAACTCCCGAGATGACAGGAATCAAGGTATGAATCAGTGGATAGCAATCGGTGCGCTCGGTCTCGTCGGCGTCGGCATACCCATCGGGATGATGGTCGTGTCGGCGCTCCTGCGGCCGAGCGTGTCCGAACAGGGAAAGACCGTCATCTACGAGAGCGGCGAGGTGCCGACGGGGACGGCACACGTCCAGTTCAACATCCAGTACTACATGGTCGCGCTGTTGTTCGTCGTCTTCGACGTCGAAACCGTCCTGATCTTCCCGTGGACGATGATCTATCGCTCCGCGCTGGAGCAGGGCGCGACGCTCGGCCAGATCCTCGCACCCATGCTGGTGTTCATCGGCATCCTCGTCGTCGGGCTCGTCTGGGCCTGGCGCAACGGTGCGGTCGAGTGGGTCAAGAGTCCGCGCGCGAACCGTGCGAAAACGGAGCGTCAATCATGAGTAGCGAACAAGAACGATTCGTCACCGACACGAGCCAGGTAGGGAGCGACACCCGCGACGCCCGCATCGGGGCGTCGGGAACCGACAACCGATTCAACTCGAAACTCCGGGAGGCGTTCGGCTCCTCGCCGTTCATCCTCACGAAGTTCGATCGGTTCATGGAGTGGGTCCGGGGCTCCTCCATGTTCATGCTACAGTTCGGCATCGCCTGCTGTAGCATCGAGATGATGCACACCTACGCGGTCAAACACGACCTCGATCGCTTCGGGGCCGGCGTCCCGCGTGCGTCGCCGCGACAGGCCGACGTGATCATCGTCCCGGGGACCATCGTCTCGAAGTTCGCCCCGCGGATGAAGCGCGTCTACGACCAGATGCCCGAACCCAAGTTCGTCGTCGGCATGGGGTCGTGTACCATCTCCGGCGGCCCGTTCCAGGAGGGGTACAACGTCGTCAAAGGCGCCGAGGAAGTCATTCCGGTCGACATCCACGTCCCCGGCTGTCCGCCCCGACCGGAGGCGCTGATCTACGGCGTCGCCAAACTGCAGGAGCGGATCGCGAACGGGGAGAGTTCGCCGGTCACGGTCAAGCCGTACGAACTCGAACAGTTCGGCGACCTCGACCAGGACGAAGTGGTCGACAAACTCGCCAAGGAAATCGACGAGGACGACCTCGTCATGCGGTACAACTGGGCTGACTCGCCATGAGCCTGGAAGAATCCACCCCGGACACGGTCGAAACGGCCGTGACGACGGCCGAGGAGATCGAGGACCTGCTCGGCGATCTGGTCCTCGACCGGGACGACCACCTCAACGCGCCGGGCTTCGTGGTCCGACCGGACGAGGTGCAGGACACCCTCTTCCGACTGCGCGACGAGGCCGGGTTCGATCACCTCTCCTGTGTCACCGCACAGGAGTACGAGGACCGCTACGAGTCCATCTACCACCTCAAGAAGTACGACGACCCCACCGACGAGGTGAGCGTCGTCGTCCCGACGCCGACCGACGACCCCGTGAGCGAGTCGGCGGAACCCGTCTACCGCACCGCCGACTGGCACGAACGCGAGGCCTACGACCTGGTCGGCATCGAGTACGACGACCACCCGGACCTCCGTCGCATCCTCCTGCCCGAGACGTGGCAGGGCCACCCGCTCTCCCGGGACTACGACCAGGATCGGCCCCAGGTCGTCCCCCTGCGGGAGCACGCCAACCCGCTCCAGGAGGACCACGAGGGCGAGGACGACACGATGTTCCTCAACATCGGTCCCCACCACCCGGCGACCCACGGCGTCCTCCACCTCAAGACCGTCCTCGACGGCGAACAGGTGGTCGACGTGGAGTCCGACATCGGCTACCTCCACCGGTGTGAGGAGCAGATCTGTCAGCAGGGCACCTACCGCTACCAGATCATGCCCTACCCCGACCGGTGGGACTACATCTCGGCGGGGCTGCTCAACGAGTGGGCCTACGCCCGCGTCGCGGAGGACCTCGCGGACATCGAAGTGCCCGAGTACGCGCAAGTCATCCGGACGATGGGCGCCGAACTCTGTCGGATCGCGGCGCACATGCTCGCGGTCGGTACCTTCGCGCTCGACGTCTACGGCGACTTCACCGCCATCTTCATGTACGCCGTCCGGGACCGCGAGAAGGTCCAGAACATCCTCGAAGAGCTGACGGGCCAGCGGCTCATGTTCAACTACTTCCGGCTCGGCGGGGTCGTCTGGGACCTGCCCGAACCCCGCGAGGACTTCTTCGAGATGATCCGGGACTTCCTCGACGACCTGCCGGAGGCCCTCGAGGAGTACCACGACATGATCTCGGCCAACGAGATCCTGCAGGTCCGCACCGTCGACACGGGCGTCCTGCCCCCGGAGGTCGCCAAGAGCTACGGGGCCACGGGGCCGGTTGCTCGGGGGTCGGGCGTCGACTACGATCTGCGCCGCGACGACCCGTACGGCTACTACGACGAACTCGACTGGGACGTCGCCGTCGAGGACGGCTGTGACAACTACAGCCGCCTCCTCGTCCGACTCCGCGAAGTCGAGGAGTCCGCGAAGATCATCGAACAGTGCGTCGACCTGCTCGAGGACTGGCCCGAGGACGACCGAACGATCCAGTCGAACGTTCCGCGGACCATCCGCCCGGACGACGACGCCGAAATCTACCGCGCCGTCGAGGGTGCGAAAGGCGAACTCGGCATCTACGTCCGCGCGGACGGCACCGAGAAGCCGGCCCGGTTCAAGATCCGGAGCCCCTGCTTCTCGAACCTCCAGACGCTCCCGGAGATGTCGAACGGCGAGTACATCCCCGACCTGATCGCGTCGCTCGGTAGCCTCGACATCGTGCTCGGCGAGGTGGATCGCTGATGGACGGGTTGCTCCTCCAGTCGGGGACGACCACCCCGACCGGGACCGCGAACGCGACGGCCAACGCGTCGGCCGGCGGACCGGTGACGACGCTCCCCGAGACGATATCGGGTGCGCTCGGCCTCTCGGGGACGCTCGGCGACGTGGTCGGCGGACTGCTCGGCGCCTTCCTCATCGCCAACATCATGCTCGGCATGACGGCGCTGGCCGGCCCGTGGGCCAAGCGGAAGATCACGGCCGCCTTCACCGACCGGATCGCGGTCAACCGGATCGGCCCCTTCGGCCTGCTGATCATCGTCGCCGACGCGGTGCGCCTGCTCTCGAAGGAGCTGATCGTGCCGGACGGCGTCGACCGCCCGGCCTGGGACCTCGCACCGATCATCCTGCCGTTCTCGGCGCTGCTCGGCTTCGCGGTGATCCCGCTGGGGAGCGGCCTGCAGTTGGCCGACCCCGAGACCGGGATCGTCTTCGCGTT is from Haloplanus salinarum and encodes:
- a CDS encoding NADH-quinone oxidoreductase subunit B; translated protein: MSSEQERFVTDTSQVGSDTRDARIGASGTDNRFNSKLREAFGSSPFILTKFDRFMEWVRGSSMFMLQFGIACCSIEMMHTYAVKHDLDRFGAGVPRASPRQADVIIVPGTIVSKFAPRMKRVYDQMPEPKFVVGMGSCTISGGPFQEGYNVVKGAEEVIPVDIHVPGCPPRPEALIYGVAKLQERIANGESSPVTVKPYELEQFGDLDQDEVVDKLAKEIDEDDLVMRYNWADSP
- a CDS encoding NADH-quinone oxidoreductase subunit D produces the protein MSLEESTPDTVETAVTTAEEIEDLLGDLVLDRDDHLNAPGFVVRPDEVQDTLFRLRDEAGFDHLSCVTAQEYEDRYESIYHLKKYDDPTDEVSVVVPTPTDDPVSESAEPVYRTADWHEREAYDLVGIEYDDHPDLRRILLPETWQGHPLSRDYDQDRPQVVPLREHANPLQEDHEGEDDTMFLNIGPHHPATHGVLHLKTVLDGEQVVDVESDIGYLHRCEEQICQQGTYRYQIMPYPDRWDYISAGLLNEWAYARVAEDLADIEVPEYAQVIRTMGAELCRIAAHMLAVGTFALDVYGDFTAIFMYAVRDREKVQNILEELTGQRLMFNYFRLGGVVWDLPEPREDFFEMIRDFLDDLPEALEEYHDMISANEILQVRTVDTGVLPPEVAKSYGATGPVARGSGVDYDLRRDDPYGYYDELDWDVAVEDGCDNYSRLLVRLREVEESAKIIEQCVDLLEDWPEDDRTIQSNVPRTIRPDDDAEIYRAVEGAKGELGIYVRADGTEKPARFKIRSPCFSNLQTLPEMSNGEYIPDLIASLGSLDIVLGEVDR